In Nymphaea colorata isolate Beijing-Zhang1983 chromosome 10, ASM883128v2, whole genome shotgun sequence, the genomic stretch GATCTTGACAGTCACTTTGTCCATTATCAGCACCTGCAGATTGTGCATAGCAAACGAGGTCTTTAAGTTTAGGTCTTCTAACAACAAATCATACAAACTTCTGAAAAGAAGGCAAAGCCAAAAATACAAATGCCAAGATAAAGACTACTCACTCAAACTTAAGCCTTGAAAAACACCATACAATATTAGAATTCTACAAGTCTTCACAGGGGCATATTGCAAcacaaaataagaaacaagttttctttgttctttgaaaATAAAGGAGCTAACTGGTTTATGACCAAGAATTTTTTTGCGGTGTACCGGATAGATGAAATATTACTTGCTCATACACGCTCGTACAACAAGAATCAAATATGGGTGAAATTTGTGATGAAGAAAATTAAACCATGTTATGCCTTCACAAACTGAAGCTTCACGAAAAAAGTCAACCCCGGAGTAGTTTCCTAAAAGAATTTCCACTCACCATAGACAGAAAGAAATGCACCCTTGAATAAATTTTGGGATATCAAATGCCCCCGGGAACTACACCAATTTTCCCACAACCTGGTCCAACTAATCTTTCTACTAATCAGCAAGGGTGGACATAGCTGCTAGAATTTAAGGgttagcttatatatatatatatatatatatatatatatatactttcatATGTCATATACCCTTGGTTTTTTGATATATGGTTGTagataatttttatatatatgtgtgcatagGTCCCTTATGtatttcttctgtttctttgttttttatcttttttatttattaaaggAAGGAGATCCAGCTGTTGGCCggcttccaacggctagatttctagctgTTGGAGTTGGCCCAACAGTcacctccttctctctcttttcttcttcttgtactataaataagggactgtagTCCCTTGTTATATATGGGCTTAAGGCCTATTTTTGGGTGCTTCTTTGAAGCTTAGTAATACAAGTTTCTACCTCTAGTCTGAGCTTTCCTCTTCTGTGAGTTCTTGGCATGGCTGGAATTTTCAAGAGAGTGATTGTTGAAGTTTTTCTATCATTAAGTTCAGATCTGATTTATAATAGCTACTTGTGTACTTTCTGTGCAACTccttatgaaaatttttccCAAAAAGCTCTTTTGTTTTGGTTCTTAGGAAATTTCAAGACAATCTAGGAAatttaaaaagtcaaaaaatataactataataGAACCATTAAAAGAACATcagttttctactaattttttataaaaagattGACAACATACACAAcagtttttttcaatttgaaagaaaataaattagcACCATTACAgttaaaagtacaaaaaaaacattttttcttttaaagagaaaatatcatgatattaacaGAATGTCTAGTATCCTATTTACTTTTTgggaatattttgaaaatagtgATATTTTCAATGTATTCATTTAAATGTATACCCAGGATCAAATTACActatttttcaagattttgtcGGCTTATCGCTGTAGGTGACAAGGGTAGTAGATGGACAAGGAATCTGCTTCCATTACAAATGATCACAGAGATCGTTCCCTATCacatcattatttatttatacctTAAAGCTCCTCTCTGCGTGTGAAGTGTCATTCATTTAACATTCTGTCATTACCTCTCTGTATACAACTTTGTGCAAGTTTGCTAAATAAGATGGCAAAAGAAACCCAAATCAAGATCTCACTATACATCAAAAGGTCCACAGGTTGAAGAAAATGCTAACCAAGACAGTACCTTCCAAGTTGGTTTCAGTTCCCCTGCTTTGATTGAACCAAGCATCTCAGTTAGTAATCCTACAAGATTTCGTGGTGCAAAGGTTAGTGTAAAGAACATCCACTAGCAGAATGTAGATTAAAGCTATGAAAACTAAAAGGAGCACACAACAATCAAGTGTAACAATGTCATGATACTGAAGGCAAAAAATAGCTTAAGCCAATACATAGAAGGGTAATGATCACTATTTAGGGTGCATGAAATGACAGCTGATACCTAAGCAACTAATAGAAAAAATCCATGTTAGGAGCTGTGTAGGAAGATTATCTTAGCATGCATCATCAGTGCATGTTTCCAACACTATTGACTCAAATAAGATCAATAATGAGGTAATCATCagtataaaattataaatatgcATGAACTACATGAAATAAATTCCTCAGTGATAGCAATCTCATCATTTTTTCCTTAACATACTTAAAAGCAAAAACTAATGAAACATTATTTCCATGCAAAGTAGGAATCATGGTGTTTCAATTCAAACAGCAACATCTGAACTCGGTTATATTCATAAGCTGACATACAACGAGAGGCCAATAACCAACCATAACGCAAGTTGGAAAGGCCTACCAAACATAACCAAGGAAGCAGGAAATGTGGTAAGCAGAAAGTTAATAACCAAAGCCTGTTATGGCACAAGCTTACTCTGCTTATATGTTGAGGATATTGCAATTAGACATATCACATATGTTACGAATACAAAGAAATGTTCACCATTTAAGAGAATCTGACAAGCCATTTCCCAGTACTCTCAAACAACATTGCACTAGTTATAGAAGAACTACTCTGTAACATCccaaactttttcttcttcaacagaAAAATGTGTTCGCTATATGCCCCAACTCCCTACAgcaatgcatttcatattcttCTCTTCCCTAAATATAGCATAAATGAACAGTTTAGTGATCAACCACTGTCCTGTCTAACCTAGTAGCAGCTATGATTGACCGTGCAAAGGACAAGCACCAAGGGATCGCTTTTTGGTTCATTGGCAATAAGTCCAAAACAATTGGAGGTACTCTTGTATTACCATACTCAGGGACACACTGCATGAGAAACACaaccatatttttctcataCTTCTCCATTATTATACTTGGGGATGCGACTTCGTAAGAAACACAACCACTCCTTCCTTAGCATGCCTACAACCTTTGCATCTAATACACCTTCCATTAGCTTAAATCAACTCCAAAGCATTCAATAGCCTCTGTGTTTCGACACACAATTTTTGCATGGATTTGTTTTCTTGGCCAAGGGACCTCACTTCTTGAGTCAATTGATATTGTTTTATGTATGCCTTGCTATTACATAAttacttgagaaaaaaaaatgatctttagATTCTTGAAAATCTGACAGATCCTTGCAATTCATTGACTGACGTGCTAAGAATCCAAGTTTTCAACCTGTGTGTTGTCCACCTTTCCTTCAAGTTCAAACTTTTCATAATCGCCTAATGCTACTATTCTTGGATTGCAAATTTTGCTATTCAAATACCAACCTGACATCCGTCCTCAACATTCCCAAGTATTTTTTCTGGATCAGCAACACTCTGTTGCTCAAACAGATTCAGTGGACTATTAACAAAAGGCAAATGAAGATATCAAGGAACTGACAAGCTTAACCATTCCTGGCTGATAGTTGTGGCATCATAATTTATTTTAACTAGCGGAAGGAATTTGACTAGTTTACCAAAAGTAATTCCACGCACAGCGGTAATGGAGGAGGATAAAAACACTCACTTCCTCAACTTAGTTTGTATAAGCGTTCGTAGCGTTCATTCTAGTCAGTGAAAGATAAGATTCTTATTGCAGcgaaaacataaaacataaaaccattcagcatttttttaatgtggGGGGTTCCGGTAGGAAAGGATGCGCTcttcttgttattttgttttgctcCAGGGCGTAAGAGACGATTAGGTCTAGAATATCATTTACCTCGTCAATAGCATGTCTAAACCCCGTCATTCCTAGAGCCATTGAGAAACAGACGTAATACGAGACATGGCAACAACAACAATCGATTAAGACACAGTGCAAGGATTCGCAACTGGTCGAGATGGACCGAGATCGGAAAGTCATCTGATAGGCAGCCTCGAGGCAAGACATAACcaccaaaccaaaaaaataaaaacagaaaacaggaaaaaaagggaacggtaaaccaaatgaaaatttcGGCTCAAGCAACTCGAAAACCCAACCGAAGTTATGGTCGAGAAGGAAATTGAGGCCACGTACTTTCTTTGCTGATTTGGCGAAACCACTTATAGTCGCTCCCCTGGGACGAGTCGGAGTCCGACATGATTCTCGGCAGGCGGCCGCTCCTTGATCCCCACAAGCCCCGACGTCTAAGACCCTCTTCTTCTGCCTCCTTCCGCTTCCTCacttcctttcccttcttgcAGAATTGCAGGTACCGGAACCCCTACTCTCCAGAACGACAGGAAAAATGCATATGCATAAGAACAGAAGGCCCAGATCCGCGGTCCCCCGCCACCCGCGTCAGAAGAGAAACACGGATTATCTATTGAGGAGGCGCTTCAGGGTGGACGAGAAGCGAGAGGTCAGAGCGCAGGCTCCCGCATTGACAATAAACCCCCgccttccctccttcctccccGTCGATCTTCTTCTCCGCGCGGAAGATCGAGTAAACGGAAGATGggagaaggaaagggaggaggaTGCGTCAGACAACCGCGGTGTTGACCTACCCAGGCTGGAGATCAAGGCCTTTCGTGATCGTCCTAATAACTGCTTTCTTGATTCCTTCCACGCGGGAGCGGGTATCGATTTCtgccgcctcctcctcctctcacCCCCTCCGTCAAACAGCAGCCGTCTGCGACCCTGGGAGGACTGCGGGGTCTTCCGCCCTCGGGTTTGAGCCTCCAACACGTAACCGACAACCGCTCCCTCCTTCGCTAAGAAATATGCATTGACTAAGATCATAGTCTGACCTTTGGAAAAGTAATCGTTTGATCcgaatttgtaaaattttaaaaacatttgaaGTTGTAGTTTTCCTCCGACCATAGTCACGTAACTTTAGATGTATTGGATGGACGGTTGAtaactgaatctaaatccatCCCGATGTAATCGAATGCAAATggtagaaataaaaaattaaaatgaatacaaaaaaaagagaCGGTCGCGGTTTGCCATAATCCGATCAGAATCAGCCAAGTCAGATGGATTCCCACTGTTTTTGACAAAATTGTTCatgagcaattttttttttttgtataatatatgttacaGCGACACAAATATACACAAAATTTGTTCCATGAGAGAGTGTGTGGCATGAAATATGGAGAAGGCGAACCTCTTTTCACATTTTAGGATATCCCCACAAATGATAACCAATCCTGATAATCAAGTGCCTTCTAAGAGTGTTAATATTTGACTATAATATTTTGTGTTAAGTTCCAATTAGGTTTATTTTCATCAATATAACAAAATGATGCCAAATATCAACCACCAGAAAGGTTTGTACAtaatgattttcaacaaaatgcTAGCCCCGTGTGTTTACGGGCAAAATAGAGAATTTTGAGAGTGATTTTGTAATACATTTAACGATATTTAAGAAGATACTTTTGCCATACTGCCTACAAGAATTGCTTTACTTGgtttcatttgaaattgaaatgatGTTGAATCTAAGTCTTTTGTGATCTCACAAATGACAAATCCCCATTAATAATCCAACAAgggttttttttatatgtaaaactGTCATCGAGATTGTTTTGGAAAGGGGATTCTTTAATTTGGAACAATCCTAAGCCAGTAGTCAATGAAGAGGTCCTACCTTATATCAAGTAACATGATGTCAAAAtagtatgttttttttatggatgGTAAAATTGTTCTTtgaaattatttcataaattgtCAATAAGAACATCATATATAAAGTTGTCAGAGATTTCAATGATCAAAAGAAGTTTATTAGACAAATGAGTTGCACCGACAATATCCATCTCATTAGAAATAATAACAAGCAAACACCACGACCAGATTCAGTTTAATATATAACGACCCTAAATTTtgaggaatttttttaaatccaaaatcaatttcagcGCATGGAAATAACTTTTTCAAACAAACCTTTAAAACCCTAATTAAATTTTAGGCATTTAATTAACAAATTAAATCGAATCTTTCAAGCAAATATTTAATGAAAAGTCATCAACTCCTTGTGTTTTAAAAAGAGGTTACTAATGTTTAAGTTGAAGCGCATTAAAGCGACACCTCAAAGCACCAAGAGCAGACCGAAACCATATGAAGAGAGGGGGAATGAGATGCTCCTCTTGTTCACCCTAAAACTCCTCTTTTAAATTAAGTTGTCAATGATGTCAAAGCGAATTCAGTTCcctaatataaaattttataggAAAGTAAGAGCAAGTGATAAGATGAGAATGTAAACAGTGTCCAGTTGAAGACTTTagatcaaatttgaactttcaTTAAGCTAATTTGGTATAAGATAATTTGGTATAAGAAACAATATTGTACAAAATAGCGCCCTTCGTGCTGCCTTCAAGAGTTGATTTTGGGTATATCTATTGCAATTCAAGCATTCATTTGTAGGAAATAAAATGGAGTTTCTTTGCATTGTAGTTTGGCACACGTAACAAATTTGTTACTATCGAGTGAAGCtgcatcaaaatttgatggAATCCTATAACttagtattccatgaatttaCTCTATATTATGAGGCACTaacaatttgttttgttatggGTGAAGTCGTTTGACACCAGATACTTTGTAGGTGTCACATGAATTTGTCCAATCTTTGgggcatattcatgaaacaaacaaatTTTATGAATCCGCCTCAAATTATGATGCTTGGAATCATTCAACAATGAGAATAATAACATACTATTCTGTGTATTTGCGTAAAAATTATGATATATTCGTGAAATATTGTAAAGTAGTGCTTTATGAATTTGTTCAATATTAAAGCAAAGACAAACTATTCCTATTGCGAAACAGgcctttaatatatataatttgccAAAAGTTGGATGCAAATAATGGACGCCAAGCATCTGGAACATACTGTTCGTGTGTACTAAATTCATTATTTTCTAACTTTATATGGTCACAGATGAAAAGTCGGAGAATGGACATGTGAAGTAACTTGGATAATGTCATATGTCGAGTCACGCTACTTAAAAGGAGGATGGCCCTTTTTACCTGTTTTGAGGACAGCAGAACAGAACGTGTTGTTCCGCCTCTTTTAGAAACAGCGTACCGAACAGCCTTTGGTAAGTCTATTGGCTTCTCTTTCTCATCGGTGGACGGTCTAACAGGAAAACACGGGCGCGGTTTGGCCAATTAATGGCGACTCACGGTTCTATCTCCTCCCACGTCTGCGGGCTTCTTTGTTGCTGGTTCTGATGAGCGCGACGTGTCCACTCCAAAGCCACCATGTATCGGCCATTAGCCTCTCTCAATGGATGCGACTCCGCCTTTTTCCGCCCATCGCGCGATTTCCACGTTACATGGTAGGAAGCGTTTAAACTGCTGATTACAATCAGTGGGCTTCACTACGTTGATGCTTTTCTCTCCAGAGTTTAGTAAATGCTTTTCCCGAACACCTCACGGAGAGATACAACGAGGCTGCTGTGTTTCCGGCGTCCGAGCACTTGCTTTTCTGAATACCGACCACATCAGGCGATTGCTGCCTACCGGGATGGCCTCTGGTTCCGCCGGAAGAATCGGCAGACGCGGAGGGAAAGGAAAGCGGGCTAATGAGTCGGAACCCATTAGTGGGGAAACCGTCAAGAGGCCAAAGAACGGAGGAGGAGCTTCAAGAGTGCCACATTCAAGTGCAGAGTCGGGAATGGGGAGGAGCGTTCAGCCGGGGAGGATTCGAGTACTGAAGGAAGGACAGAACGGGGCGGACGACAACTGCAACAGCAACGGTCCTGTTGTCTACTGGATGTTTAGAGATCAAAGGTCGAGGGACAACTGGGCTTTGATCTATGCGATTGAGCAAGCCAACAAAAGGAAGACCTCCGTGGCCGTGGCGTTCAATTTGTTCAACAATTTCCTGGGAGCGAAGGCTCGGCACCTCGGATTCATGCTCAGAGGCCTGCGCGAACTTGAACAGAATCTCAAGGCCCTAGacgtccccttcttcctctttcagGTGATCCTTTCAATCTCTCGTACGTCAATCGGCTGCCGCGAAAGAAAATGCATTTCACGTTTGGAACCGAGCGCAGGTACCAACCAAAGGATGTGAAGATTTGATTGTTCATGGTACTTTGGTTTCAGGGTGAAGCAGTGGAGACCATTCCGGATTTCATGAGCAGGTGTGATGCTTCCCTCCTGGTCACGGACTTCTCGCCCTTGCGTGATGTTCGGAAATGGAAGGATGCCATCTGCCAAAGACTGGCCGACGGCACCGCCGTGCATGAGGTGGACGCCCATAACGTGGTTCCCGTTTGGGTGGCGTCGCAGAAGCTAGAGTACAGTGCCAAAACTCTCAGAAGCAAGATACACAAGCTGCTACCCGAGTATCTCGTCGAGTTCGCTTCGTTGAATCCGCCCACCTGTAAATGGGAGATGGAACCTCCTGCTGATATAAACTGGGACCGCTTAATGGCGGACGTTCTCAGGTAGGACGCTAGGAGTTCAACATTCTCTTCTGGTGGCCTGCTTATCTCGTCTCTTGTATATGCTGCTAATGCACTTTTCGCTCAGGAGAGGTGCAGAGGTTCCTGAAATTCAGTGGTGCGAACCAGGGGAACAAGCGGCATTGGAAATGCTGATGGGTAGCAAGAACGGGTTCTTGACTAGTAGACTGAAGAACTACTCGACCGACCGGAATAATCCCATCAAACCCAAAGGGCTTTCGGGGCTCTCACCGTACCTGCATTTTGGGCAAGTCTCTGCGCAACGATGTGCTTTGGAGGCGGGCAAGTTTCGGAAGATGCATCCACAGGTTTGAAGACGTTCTTTCTGATTCGTGGATGTCTTTGTGGACTTGTTACCTACTTCCTTCTAAGGTTGTCTCTTCCGGCCTGTTTGGTTGTCTTTGGGGTGGCAATCATGGTACAGTTACCAGGAATCCAGCTTCCTGTTTCTCGCTTCCCGCTGCTTTGTTAATCTCGTCGCGTGTACTAATGCAGTAGATAACTTTCGCTTCGCCAGTTCCGCTTCATGCATGCACTGGCAACTCTTATGAATTGCACGCCATAGCCCCATCGACAGCTATTAGTAGAACGGGGGTACCGACTGGACAAAAACGGGGAAAATTTAGAATAATCGGTACACTGTAAATTGTCTATTGCTTTCGAAGTAGTGTGGCTTTGTTTCTCCCTGCATGTACCTTATGAGAGCGTTTGTACTTCTTGTTTCTGTTGTGGCCTTGGTTTGCTTGTGAATTTTCAATAGTTAACTCGATATTAATCTACGGTTCTGTTTTATATTGTGCtccaactttttgttttttccactGCAGTCAATCGATGCATTCATGGAAGAGATGATTGTCCGGAGGGAACTGGCTGATAATTTCTGCTTCTATCAGCCTAACTATGATTCGTTAAAGGGTGCATGGGACTGGGCCCaaaaaactttaaaagatcaTGCTGGAGACAAAAGAGAGCATGTTTACAGGTGAGTCATGTCCTCCATTAGGTGCTGTTGGGCTGTAATTCTGTACAGTTTCTCTCTCACCACATTTAATTGCTAAACTGTGATGGAATTTGCAGGTTGGAGCAACTCGAAAAAGCAGAGACAGCAGACCCGGTAAGCTAATCAATCTTTAGATGTTCACAGAGTAAGAAGACATGCTAAATATGGATGGTGCACTCAACTCTCGAGTTCTTTCACTTTCAGATATATACATTGCTTTTCTTCAGCAGGGAATTTTCCTTGGGCCTGAAGAGCACTGTGCAACTTGTTCAACTGAGTGCCATTTTTGTTTTGTGGAACAACTCCATCAGTTTTTCCTTTGGATGCACCCTTCCCTCTCCAGTCTTCGTTTATCTTCcacttatttttaatttccatATTCTGCAGCTGTGGAATGCAGCCCAGTTGGAGATGGTGTACCATGGAAAGATGCATGGTTTCATGCGGTAATAAGATTACTATGCTCCTCTACTAGATGTGCATGGTTTTCCTGTGGCATGTGCATTTGAGTATGTGGCTATCAAGCTTATACTATTTGCTTGGGCATGCCTCAAACAATCCAAAGTACAAAAAACTTCAACAATCTTAGCATTATATTTTGAGAAACTCAGAAATTCAGAATTGATCttttaagcaaaaataaatgCCTAAATATCAAATAATCTATACTTGCAAATCATTCATGTTATGCAAAATAAGGAAATAATTGCCAGGATGAAAGCTCGTGAATTAGGAGTTGCTCGAAGGAACAGGCAGCAATTGAAATATAAATTCTATGTGCAAAAAGAAATGCCTGACCAATGTTTCCAAGTATCGTGTGGTCACAATCCTtaatttgcattttcttttagcCATGGTAAAATGCAGTCATCATGAAAAAAATGGGAGCAAGGGAGACGCTAAGTTTAtgatttatcataaattttCTAAACTGAGCTTTTTTTGGTGTTCAatctaacttttcttttttaattcttaTGGTGTGCTGCCGGTAATGAGAGGCCTTTATTTTATATGTCTTATGGACATGTTCAATTGCATGTCTAATCAACTCACTTAAACAATATGCAGAATGTACTGGGCAAAGAAAATTCTTGAATGGACTGCTGGACCAGATGAAGCACTTTCAATTGCAATACATCTAAATGACAAGGTAAATAGCGATAACAATGATAGTGCAACGGTTTTTTTATTCTGCTGATGCTGATAGATGGTATTATACACTTGTTGCTTCATGGATATATATCCCAAAAATAATCTGATAGTTAATTGCAGTATGAAATTGATGGAAGGGATCCGAATGGCTATGTTGGCTGTATGTGGTCAATTTGTGGTGTTCATGATCAGGTACTTTTCTCCAGCACAAATTGTTGCTTTACTGGCATTGTTACACTGATCAATTTACTGTTCTGATTGTATACCAAGATCACAGCTGGTGCTCATTCTTGAGTAGGTTTTATAGACAAGAGTTTTCTGCTGTGCAGAATATCTccagaaaaacgaaaaaaagacaGAGACAGAAAAAAACCCACCAAGTGTGAGCAGctatatcatcaacaaaaaaatcaagggaTGGTCGAAATGGCAAGCTGCCAACAACTATGCTACTTGCCAGCTCATGTGAGCTGGAAGCATTCTGAGAAAATGAAGTGACTTCAAGGCTCAAGCTTTTGGTTAAGAAATTTAACGATACATAGATACACAACTACTGTTTATTAAATTATTACCGATAAAACACTCACACACACGCACGCTTATTGTACAGATTGCTGTGTTGATGCTAAAATTTTTCAATACGCATTTTCAAGCTTCACAGTAACTGAAGCACCTGTGCTTGAACGTGCTCCAAACAGGCGTGAGTTTGATCTTGATCAGGTGTTCTAGATACGCTACCACCATGAGCAAACCCAAGCATTCAGGTTGCAATGTCTGTTTTACAcccttgaaacttgaaagattGAACAACCTTATAGAACAAGACACGATAAAAGATACGTGGTTTGCATAGGTGCAGCTGTCAAATAGAAGAACAGCTCACTATTTGTAGTAATTCACAGAATCGGTGTAACCGGATTATTAACTGGGCACAGAAAAATCATACTTATCAGAAGGCTTCTAGAAGGCGGCAAGCCACTTCCTATCATCAAGAAGCTCACCTTGCGGTTCATTCCTCCATGCGAAGCATCATTTGGTTCTTGCTTGTATTGTGCTTTTTTATAGTTTAATTATGTTTTTCATAAATAGTATATTTGCTTCCTTGCTGAttatatttttctcctaacttgCCTACATTTTTCACTcttatttttttgccttttcttttctcttactTCCATAGTCATTCTAGGAACCATAGTCCCTTTCCTGTTTCGCGGTACCCTTGGACACTTGTTTTCTGTGATTCTGCTGCTCCAATTGTATACTCTATAAATCATATCCTGGTTACAGCAAGAATAACTCCTGGTTACATCAAGAATAACTCTATGAGATCCTATGAGCTGTAATCAAAGTCAATCAACTAGGGATCCAAATGAGGAAGAATTTTGCTCAAACTGACCAGAGATAGAAAGCTGTTAGTATGGAATTCAACGCTGTGGGCAGATCCTTGCGTGATCTTTAAATATATATGCTTGTTACATCCTACCTTTGGCGTGAGACTGCACTGTATTTTTGACCTGTGATGAGTTGTTAATAAtccatttcttttccccttttctaatttttgttaACTTGGAGGAAGGAAGAACCTGCATTGCAGGGGCACTTCAATTTATTTGTGAATGTCTTTCTATATGCTACTTGAAATGGAAGAgtagaaaaaaaggaaccaatCTTGGGTCCTTTTAGGTGCATCCATGACAGATCTGGTCAGTTTTGAACTTGAGGTCTGATTGCCGTTTTATCCAGTCTGACTCTCTTATCCGAGCTCCTGCATCTACACATTTATGTTGAAAATGCTATAGTGGTCAACATTGTCATgacattttcccttttcttccacCTCCTTTTATTCTCTTTAATCGTTCTACTGTTTGCGACCTTGGCTTCAATTTCATGCTCAAGTTCTCTACATACTGTGAACAGGGATGGCAAGAGAGGCCAGTTTTTGGAAAAATACGGTATATGAACTATGCCGGCTGCAAGAGAAAGTTTGACGTGGATGGATACATCTCTTACGTGAAGAGGCTTGTtggagaaatgaggaaaaagAAGTCGGGTGTCCAAGATGTGCCTACCATAGAAGAAGTTGCAACAAATTGAAAAGCATGCATTCAGGTtgcatttctcttcttctcgtAGCTCGGTCTTCAGCCACACAGTTGATGTACCCTGCCATGGCGTCAGTTGGCTATTCTCGGGCTTTTTCTTGACGCTTAAGAATCTATTCCTTTCATCTGAATCTTGCCAAATGCAACATTAAGGAACCTTTTTCGAGGCCATTCTAGTGCATGTCTCCGGAAGGGGATTAAGCCCTTTCAAGTTGAAGTGGAAAAGTGCAAAGAGTTCAACAAACGCACTGGGAGACTCATACCACCTCATCATTTCCGATTC encodes the following:
- the LOC116261676 gene encoding deoxyribodipyrimidine photo-lyase isoform X1; this translates as MLFSPEFSKCFSRTPHGEIQRGCCVSGVRALAFLNTDHIRRLLPTGMASGSAGRIGRRGGKGKRANESEPISGETVKRPKNGGGASRVPHSSAESGMGRSVQPGRIRVLKEGQNGADDNCNSNGPVVYWMFRDQRSRDNWALIYAIEQANKRKTSVAVAFNLFNNFLGAKARHLGFMLRGLRELEQNLKALDVPFFLFQGEAVETIPDFMSRCDASLLVTDFSPLRDVRKWKDAICQRLADGTAVHEVDAHNVVPVWVASQKLEYSAKTLRSKIHKLLPEYLVEFASLNPPTCKWEMEPPADINWDRLMADVLRRGAEVPEIQWCEPGEQAALEMLMGSKNGFLTSRLKNYSTDRNNPIKPKGLSGLSPYLHFGQVSAQRCALEAGKFRKMHPQSIDAFMEEMIVRRELADNFCFYQPNYDSLKGAWDWAQKTLKDHAGDKREHVYRLEQLEKAETADPLWNAAQLEMVYHGKMHGFMRMYWAKKILEWTAGPDEALSIAIHLNDKYEIDGRDPNGYVGCMWSICGVHDQGWQERPVFGKIRYMNYAGCKRKFDVDGYISYVKRLVGEMRKKKSGVQDVPTIEEVATN
- the LOC116261676 gene encoding deoxyribodipyrimidine photo-lyase isoform X2; this encodes MLFSPEFSKCFSRTPHGEIQRGCCVSGVRALAFLNTDHIRRLLPTGMASGSAGRIGRRGGKGKRANESEPISGETVKRPKNGGGASRVPHSSAESGMGRSVQPGRIRVLKEGQNGADDNCNSNGPVVYWMFRDQRSRDNWALIYAIEQANKRKTSVAVAFNLFNNFLGAKARHLGFMLRGLRELEQNLKALDVPFFLFQGEAVETIPDFMSRCDASLLVTDFSPLRDVRKWKDAICQRLADGTAVHEVDAHNVVPVWVASQKLEYSAKTLRSKIHKLLPEYLVEFASLNPPTCKWEMEPPADINWDRLMADVLRRGAEVPEIQWCEPGEQAALEMLMGSKNGFLTSRLKNYSTDRNNPIKPKGLSGLSPYLHFGQVSAQRCALEAGKFRKMHPQSIDAFMEEMIVRRELADNFCFYQPNYDSLKGAWDWAQKTLKDHAGDKREHVYRLEQLEKAETADPLWNAAQLEMVYHGKMHGFMRMYWAKKILEWTAGPDEALSIAIHLNDKYEIDGRDPNGYVGCMWSICGVHDQNISRKTKKRQRQKKTHQV